One Brevibacillus choshinensis genomic window carries:
- the ileS gene encoding isoleucine--tRNA ligase, whose amino-acid sequence MRAVDVKEKARTRELRILSRWREENTFQKSMDNRAGKPNFVFYEGPPTANGQPHIGHVLGRVIKDFIGRYKTMSGYRVVRKAGWDTHGLPVELGVEKQLGISGKQEIENYGVAKFVEKCKSSVFEYEKQWRELTEGIAYWTDMEHPYVTLTNDYIESVWHILSEIHKKGFLYKGHRVSPYCPDCQTTLSSHEVAQGYEDVKDLSATVKFRSKNGNDIFLAWTTTPWTLPANVALAINKELDYVRVKKAGEVYIVAKNLVDAVMKDGYEILSTHKGAEFVGTAYEPPFSYIRVKKGHIVVDADYVSDKSGTGIVHTAPAHGEDDYRTTRQHDLDFVNVVDLAGRYTAQIAEFAGRFVKDCDVDIVKDLSQRHLLFSKERHEHSYPFCWRCKSPLLYYAMESWFIKTTAIKDQLIENNSKIDWYPGHLREGRFGKFLEELVDWNISRNRYWGTPLNIWLCQDCGSEFAPGSFKELRDRSLAPIDESLELHKPFVDDVLLPCSCGGTMERTPEVIDVWFDSGSMPFAQYHHPFGDEKEFAEQYPADMISEGIDQTRGWFFSLLAVSTLYNGKAPYKAVISTGHVLDENGQKMSKSKGNGIDPWEVIEEFGADAFRWALLSDSAPWSSKRFSKRIVAEAKSKVIDTLHNIHAFYAMYASIDGYQPEEHARLTAVHELDRWVLSRLQSTLRDVAKGLESYDFLNPAMHLETFIDELSNWYIRRSRDRFWSSGMTEDKLSAYQTLHEVLVTLARMIAPYAPLIAEDIYGNLAGDDSVHLADYPSADPSAIDEVLEAEMETVRRIVELARNIRNETGIKTRQPLSELIVISERSFDVQRYAAIIMDEINVKSIRAEQNDSSFVTYRFKLNLKVAGKKYGKQVAPIQNGLKELSDSEAKQVIQNGYLDLVLENETVRIPLEELLVEKQGKMGYAWASGYQIHVALHTEITQDLRQEGIVREVIRVIQDYRKKLDLPIEKRITLTLDVDAQVKAALEQFDHVLRSHVLLDQVRYEAGNPMERVSFGEKSIGLRVE is encoded by the coding sequence ATGAGAGCGGTGGATGTGAAAGAAAAGGCGAGGACACGAGAGCTTCGGATTTTGAGCCGGTGGAGGGAAGAGAATACATTTCAAAAATCCATGGACAACCGAGCAGGGAAGCCCAACTTCGTGTTTTATGAAGGGCCGCCAACAGCCAATGGCCAGCCTCATATCGGCCATGTCCTCGGGCGCGTGATCAAGGATTTTATCGGGCGTTACAAGACCATGTCGGGGTATCGTGTCGTCCGCAAAGCAGGCTGGGACACGCATGGGCTGCCGGTTGAGCTGGGTGTGGAAAAACAGCTGGGGATTTCGGGAAAACAGGAAATCGAAAATTATGGAGTAGCCAAATTCGTCGAGAAATGCAAAAGCAGCGTGTTTGAATATGAAAAGCAGTGGCGCGAGCTGACTGAAGGAATCGCTTATTGGACCGACATGGAGCATCCGTATGTGACTTTGACGAATGATTACATCGAAAGCGTCTGGCACATCCTGTCCGAAATCCATAAAAAGGGCTTCCTGTATAAAGGCCACAGAGTCAGCCCCTATTGCCCGGATTGTCAGACCACGCTGAGCTCGCATGAAGTGGCGCAAGGATACGAAGACGTGAAGGACCTCAGTGCTACAGTGAAATTCCGAAGCAAAAACGGGAATGACATCTTTCTGGCGTGGACGACTACCCCGTGGACACTTCCAGCCAATGTTGCCTTGGCTATCAACAAAGAGCTTGACTATGTGCGAGTGAAAAAGGCTGGAGAAGTATACATTGTCGCAAAAAATCTGGTAGATGCCGTCATGAAGGATGGCTACGAGATCTTGTCCACACACAAAGGAGCGGAGTTTGTAGGCACCGCGTATGAGCCGCCATTCAGCTATATCCGCGTAAAGAAAGGGCACATCGTGGTCGATGCGGACTATGTGAGTGACAAAAGCGGTACGGGAATCGTCCATACCGCACCAGCGCATGGGGAAGACGACTATCGGACGACTCGTCAGCACGACCTGGACTTCGTGAACGTCGTCGATCTGGCAGGACGCTACACAGCCCAGATCGCGGAATTTGCCGGTCGCTTCGTCAAAGACTGTGATGTGGATATCGTCAAGGACCTGTCCCAGCGCCATCTGCTGTTTTCCAAGGAGCGGCATGAGCATAGCTATCCGTTTTGCTGGCGATGCAAATCTCCTCTGCTCTACTACGCCATGGAGAGCTGGTTTATCAAAACGACGGCAATCAAAGACCAGCTGATCGAAAATAACAGCAAGATCGACTGGTACCCGGGGCATTTGCGTGAGGGGCGCTTTGGCAAGTTCTTGGAAGAGCTGGTTGATTGGAATATCAGTCGCAATCGATATTGGGGAACACCGTTAAATATTTGGCTTTGCCAGGATTGCGGCAGTGAGTTTGCCCCTGGCAGCTTCAAAGAATTGCGCGACAGGTCACTGGCACCGATCGATGAGAGCCTCGAGCTGCACAAACCGTTCGTGGACGATGTATTGCTTCCCTGCTCGTGTGGAGGGACGATGGAGAGAACGCCGGAGGTCATCGACGTATGGTTTGACAGCGGATCCATGCCGTTTGCCCAGTACCATCATCCATTTGGTGATGAGAAAGAATTCGCTGAGCAGTATCCGGCTGACATGATCTCGGAGGGGATCGACCAAACGAGAGGCTGGTTCTTCAGCTTGTTGGCTGTATCCACTCTCTATAACGGAAAAGCTCCGTATAAAGCGGTCATATCAACCGGGCATGTCTTGGATGAAAACGGTCAAAAGATGTCCAAGAGCAAAGGAAATGGGATTGATCCCTGGGAGGTTATCGAGGAGTTTGGAGCGGATGCATTTCGCTGGGCACTGCTTTCTGACAGCGCTCCGTGGAGCAGCAAGCGTTTTTCCAAACGGATCGTCGCAGAGGCCAAGTCTAAAGTGATTGATACGCTGCACAACATCCATGCGTTTTATGCCATGTATGCGTCGATAGACGGGTACCAGCCCGAGGAGCACGCGCGACTCACTGCTGTCCACGAATTAGATCGTTGGGTCCTTTCGCGGCTGCAATCCACCTTGCGAGACGTAGCGAAGGGATTGGAGTCGTATGATTTTCTCAATCCCGCCATGCACTTGGAGACATTCATCGACGAGCTGAGCAACTGGTACATTCGTCGTTCCCGTGACCGCTTTTGGAGCAGCGGCATGACCGAAGACAAACTTTCTGCCTACCAGACGTTGCACGAAGTCCTGGTTACGCTCGCTCGAATGATCGCGCCATACGCGCCTCTGATTGCAGAAGACATTTACGGCAATTTGGCAGGGGATGACAGCGTGCATTTGGCAGACTATCCGTCGGCAGATCCAAGTGCCATCGATGAGGTGCTGGAAGCGGAAATGGAAACGGTTCGCCGTATCGTTGAGCTGGCTCGCAACATCAGAAACGAGACAGGGATCAAGACACGCCAGCCCTTGTCAGAACTGATCGTCATAAGCGAACGATCGTTCGATGTCCAGCGATATGCGGCGATCATTATGGACGAAATCAATGTAAAGAGCATTCGGGCGGAGCAAAATGACAGCAGCTTCGTAACATACCGCTTCAAACTGAATTTGAAAGTGGCTGGAAAAAAATACGGCAAACAAGTGGCCCCCATTCAAAACGGCCTGAAAGAGTTGAGCGACTCTGAGGCAAAACAGGTGATACAGAACGGGTATCTGGATCTGGTTCTGGAGAATGAAACGGTGCGAATCCCGCTGGAGGAATTGCTTGTGGAGAAGCAAGGGAAGATGGGCTACGCTTGGGCTTCAGGATACCAAATCCATGTGGCATTGCATACGGAAATCACGCAGGACCTGAGGCAGGAGGGCATCGTGCGCGAGGTCATCCGGGTCATTCAGGATTACCGCAAGAAGCTGGATTTACCGATCG
- a CDS encoding dihydrofolate reductase family protein gives MGKLIVHMFMTLDGVVQAPGGPNEDREGGFGYGGWQAPYRNAESGQLIAADYASLDALLLGRKTYEIFAPYWQTAPAENPFTQLLNEKPKYVASRTLTSVDWNNTKLLDADVTTSVPLLKERYAEVHVAGSADLVQTLLRHELIDQMNIWQFPVLLGKGKRFFGDGTMPTALQLIECRTFSSGTVLLRYELAGKASFGNMA, from the coding sequence ATGGGAAAACTTATTGTACATATGTTCATGACCTTGGATGGCGTCGTTCAAGCTCCCGGAGGGCCGAATGAAGATCGGGAAGGCGGATTCGGCTATGGCGGGTGGCAGGCACCGTATCGCAATGCGGAGTCCGGACAATTGATTGCGGCGGATTATGCGAGCCTCGACGCTCTGCTCTTAGGCCGCAAGACGTACGAAATTTTTGCGCCTTACTGGCAGACGGCGCCGGCTGAAAACCCGTTCACCCAGCTGCTGAACGAGAAGCCGAAATATGTCGCATCCCGGACATTGACCAGCGTCGATTGGAACAATACAAAGCTGCTCGACGCGGATGTGACCACAAGTGTGCCCCTGTTGAAGGAGCGGTACGCGGAGGTGCACGTGGCAGGCAGTGCCGACCTGGTCCAAACATTGCTGCGTCACGAGCTGATTGACCAAATGAATATCTGGCAATTTCCGGTATTGCTCGGGAAGGGAAAGCGGTTCTTCGGCGATGGAACGATGCCGACAGCACTGCAATTGATTGAATGCAGAACGTTCTCCAGCGGTACAGTTTTATTGCGCTACGAGCTTGCGGGAAAAGCGTCTTTCGGCAACATGGCGTAG
- a CDS encoding DUF1963 domain-containing protein, whose protein sequence is MRVRYDRFLKDFKRLHGLNGKPCHQILGHPQNIQNDVYEELNNLKGNEHKEKYILLLQVDTDEENLHIVWGDFGTIYFVISEDHLKNKKFEETELCLQCC, encoded by the coding sequence TTGCGTGTACGTTACGATCGTTTTCTAAAAGATTTCAAACGACTACATGGATTAAACGGGAAACCATGTCACCAAATACTCGGTCATCCACAAAACATCCAAAATGATGTTTATGAAGAATTGAACAACTTAAAAGGGAATGAACACAAGGAAAAATACATACTTCTGCTTCAGGTAGATACGGATGAAGAAAATTTACATATCGTGTGGGGAGATTTTGGTACCATATACTTTGTCATTTCTGAGGATCATCTCAAAAATAAGAAATTTGAAGAAACGGAGCTTTGTTTACAGTGTTGTTAG
- the glnA gene encoding type I glutamate--ammonia ligase has translation MSKFSRDDIMRLAQEEDVRYIRLQFTDLMGIIKNVEIPLSQLPKALDGKMMFDGSSIEGFVRIEESDMYLVPDLDTWVVFPWGNEHGKIARLICDIHNPDGSPFEGDPRYILKRALKEAEEMGFTAFNVGPEPEFFLFKLNEKGEPTLDLNDQGGYFDFAPLDLGENCRRDIVLTLEKMGFEVEASHHEVAPGQHEIDFKYANALQAADQILTFKLVVKTIAQKHGLHATFMPKPLYGVAGSGMHANQSLFRGKENAFYDESDAMGLSQTARYYLAGILHHARGFTAITNPLVNSYKRLVPGYEAPCYVAWSAKNRSPLIRIPASRGMGTRIEVRSPDPATNPYLALAVMLKAGLDGIKNKIAVPPAIDRNIYVMTEQDREENGIANLPATLKEAIECLKADPVICEALGEHALVHFIEAKEIEWDMFRTRVHDWEREQYMNTY, from the coding sequence GTGAGCAAGTTTTCAAGAGATGACATTATGCGTTTGGCCCAAGAAGAGGACGTAAGGTACATCCGTTTGCAGTTTACCGACCTGATGGGGATCATTAAAAACGTAGAAATCCCTCTGTCCCAGCTCCCAAAAGCACTCGACGGCAAAATGATGTTTGACGGTTCTTCCATCGAAGGCTTCGTCCGCATCGAAGAATCCGACATGTACCTGGTTCCAGACCTGGACACATGGGTCGTATTCCCTTGGGGCAACGAGCATGGCAAAATTGCACGTCTGATCTGTGATATCCACAATCCTGATGGCTCTCCATTTGAAGGAGACCCGCGTTATATCCTTAAGCGCGCTCTGAAAGAAGCGGAAGAAATGGGCTTCACCGCGTTTAACGTAGGTCCAGAGCCAGAATTCTTCCTGTTCAAACTGAACGAAAAAGGCGAACCGACACTTGATTTGAATGACCAAGGCGGATACTTCGATTTCGCTCCACTTGATCTGGGTGAAAACTGCCGCCGTGATATCGTACTGACTTTGGAGAAGATGGGCTTTGAGGTGGAAGCATCCCACCACGAGGTAGCTCCAGGTCAACACGAGATCGACTTTAAATATGCGAATGCACTGCAAGCAGCTGACCAAATTTTGACATTCAAGCTGGTAGTGAAAACCATCGCGCAAAAGCATGGTCTGCATGCTACCTTCATGCCAAAACCTCTGTACGGTGTAGCGGGTTCTGGTATGCACGCGAACCAATCTCTGTTCCGTGGAAAAGAAAATGCATTCTATGATGAGTCAGACGCAATGGGTCTGAGCCAAACAGCGAGATACTATCTGGCAGGAATTTTGCATCATGCTCGTGGTTTCACTGCCATTACCAACCCGCTGGTTAACTCTTACAAACGTCTCGTACCTGGCTACGAAGCTCCATGCTATGTAGCGTGGTCTGCTAAAAACCGTTCTCCTTTGATTCGTATTCCTGCCTCCAGAGGCATGGGAACTCGTATCGAAGTTCGCAGCCCGGATCCGGCAACAAATCCATACCTGGCATTGGCAGTAATGCTGAAAGCCGGCTTGGATGGAATCAAAAACAAAATTGCCGTACCACCTGCAATCGACCGTAACATTTATGTAATGACCGAGCAAGATCGCGAAGAAAACGGCATCGCGAACCTGCCTGCAACTTTGAAAGAAGCGATCGAGTGCCTGAAAGCTGATCCAGTGATCTGCGAAGCGCTGGGTGAGCACGCTCTGGTTCACTTCATCGAAGCAAAAGAAATCGAGTGGGATATGTTCCGTACACGCGTTCACGATTGGGAGCGCGAGCAGTACATGAACACGTATTAA
- a CDS encoding MerR family transcriptional regulator, protein MSDDIRRNMALFPIGIVMKLTDLTARQIRYYEQNELIHPARTEGKQRLFSFNDVDCLLEIKALIEKGLNIAGIKQVLQMQEPAAEQTEISTTSEAKRKDMTDKELHQLLRQQIMYHSASRNGEAALIRGELSRFFH, encoded by the coding sequence ATGAGTGATGACATTCGTCGGAATATGGCCCTCTTTCCCATTGGGATCGTCATGAAATTGACGGATCTAACTGCGAGGCAGATTCGCTATTACGAACAAAACGAGCTCATTCACCCAGCCCGCACCGAAGGGAAACAGCGTCTATTTTCCTTCAACGATGTAGACTGCCTGTTGGAAATTAAAGCTCTGATTGAAAAGGGACTCAACATTGCGGGAATCAAACAGGTCCTGCAAATGCAAGAGCCCGCAGCGGAGCAGACAGAGATTTCCACTACATCAGAAGCTAAACGCAAGGACATGACAGACAAGGAGCTACACCAGCTCCTGAGACAACAGATTATGTATCACAGTGCATCTCGCAATGGCGAGGCCGCATTGATACGTGGAGAGCTTTCCCGCTTCTTCCACTGA
- a CDS encoding aminotransferase class I/II-fold pyridoxal phosphate-dependent enzyme, whose translation MFQYFSHGEKLRPLVLEVEATISERHRQIAALVDTNQLKVLRSFQKHEVNEFHFSPSTGYGYDDSGRSTLESIYADVFGGEAALVRPHIISGTHAIAISLFGILRPGDDLLYITGKPYDTLEEVVGVRGEGQGSLKDYGIGYSYVPLTPEGEIDFMAVAGAITPKTKAIGIQRSRGYADRPSFTIAKIQEMIRLVKEMKPDVIVFVDNCYGEFTEELEPLHVGADIMAGSLIKNPGGGLVKTGGYIVGRQDLVQLASYRMAAPGIGAEGGASLYSLLEMFQGFFLAPHVVGEALKGAVFSSAMLERLGFKTNPLWHEPRTDLIQSVEFGSAERLIAFCQGIQKAAPVDSHVTPYPSEMPGYADPVIMAAGTFIQGASIEFSADGPIRPPYLGFVQGGLTYSHVKVGILTALNGLLEKNLLDLPGSET comes from the coding sequence ATGTTTCAATATTTTTCACACGGCGAGAAACTGAGACCTCTCGTCTTAGAAGTAGAAGCAACGATTTCAGAAAGACACAGGCAGATTGCAGCGCTGGTGGACACCAATCAGCTGAAAGTGCTGCGCTCGTTTCAAAAGCACGAAGTCAATGAATTTCACTTTTCTCCCTCGACCGGATACGGCTACGACGATTCCGGTCGTTCCACGTTGGAATCCATCTATGCGGATGTATTCGGGGGAGAAGCAGCGTTAGTGCGTCCCCATATCATTTCGGGCACACACGCCATCGCGATTTCCCTATTCGGGATTTTGCGGCCAGGAGACGATCTGCTCTACATTACAGGCAAGCCGTATGACACCCTGGAGGAAGTCGTCGGAGTTCGCGGAGAAGGACAAGGCTCCCTCAAGGACTACGGAATCGGCTACAGCTATGTGCCATTGACACCTGAAGGCGAGATCGACTTTATGGCCGTGGCTGGAGCGATCACTCCGAAGACGAAAGCGATTGGAATTCAGCGTTCCCGCGGGTATGCCGATCGACCTTCATTTACGATTGCCAAGATCCAGGAGATGATCCGTCTCGTCAAGGAAATGAAGCCGGATGTGATCGTATTCGTGGACAACTGCTACGGTGAATTTACGGAAGAGCTGGAGCCGCTGCATGTTGGTGCCGATATCATGGCCGGTTCTCTCATCAAAAATCCGGGAGGGGGCTTGGTCAAAACCGGTGGATACATCGTCGGTCGCCAGGATCTCGTGCAGCTCGCTTCCTACCGGATGGCAGCACCGGGGATCGGGGCAGAGGGAGGTGCATCCCTGTATTCCTTGCTGGAGATGTTCCAGGGCTTCTTCCTGGCTCCGCACGTCGTAGGGGAGGCGTTGAAAGGCGCCGTGTTTTCATCCGCGATGCTGGAGAGACTCGGTTTCAAGACAAATCCACTCTGGCATGAGCCTCGCACCGATCTGATTCAATCCGTGGAGTTCGGTTCGGCGGAACGGCTCATCGCTTTTTGCCAAGGGATCCAAAAGGCTGCTCCCGTTGATTCCCATGTCACCCCATACCCCAGCGAAATGCCGGGATACGCCGACCCTGTCATCATGGCTGCAGGTACGTTCATTCAGGGTGCCAGCATTGAATTTTCCGCGGATGGCCCGATCCGTCCGCCTTATCTCGGCTTCGTGCAAGGTGGACTGACTTATTCCCACGTAAAAGTCGGGATTTTGACAGCGTTGAACGGGCTTTTGGAAAAGAATTTGCTGGATCTGCCTGGCTCTGAAACCTAA
- the hflX gene encoding GTPase HflX, producing MNDLIKTKETAILVGCLLDNRDEERMRLSMEELQELADTAGVEVLDVITQNRDRIDPAWYLGTGKIDELAQLAEELDVDVVIFNDELSPSQTRNLDRLFDCKVIDRTQLILDIFAGRAQSREGKIQVELAQYNYLLPRLAGQGKQLSRLGGGIGTRGPGESKLESDRRHIRRRITELKQQLSDTVRTRQLHRERRKKNNVFQVALVGYTNAGKSTILNRLTNAGTLEENKLFATLDPTTRQLSLPSGMEVLLTDTVGFIQDLPTSLVAAFRSTLEGVKEADLILHVVDSHHPDLQIHMQVVDRILHELKAEDIPQLVVFNKADAMAEGTYLPPADEWILISAMRDDDLKRLVKRIESYALASFNEMTLKVPVERGDILSLLHREGVEMEQHFDEEEESYRVTVRVNRDNPIYGRIAPFLLDKPETVEESW from the coding sequence GTGAACGATCTGATAAAAACGAAGGAAACGGCGATTTTGGTCGGCTGCCTTTTAGATAACCGTGATGAAGAGCGCATGCGCCTTTCCATGGAGGAGCTGCAGGAGCTCGCGGACACAGCTGGCGTAGAAGTGCTGGATGTCATCACGCAAAACCGCGACAGAATTGACCCGGCTTGGTATTTAGGGACCGGGAAAATCGACGAGCTCGCGCAGCTTGCGGAAGAACTGGACGTGGACGTCGTCATTTTCAATGATGAGCTTTCTCCGAGTCAGACTCGCAATCTGGATCGGCTCTTTGACTGCAAGGTCATTGACCGCACGCAGCTGATTCTCGATATTTTTGCTGGGCGCGCCCAGTCTCGCGAGGGGAAAATCCAGGTAGAGCTTGCCCAGTACAATTACCTGCTTCCCCGCTTGGCGGGACAAGGGAAACAGCTCTCTCGTCTCGGTGGCGGGATCGGTACGAGAGGTCCCGGTGAATCCAAGCTGGAAAGCGATCGCCGGCACATTCGCAGACGGATCACGGAGCTGAAACAGCAGTTGTCCGATACAGTCCGCACCAGACAGCTTCATCGCGAGAGACGCAAGAAAAACAACGTCTTCCAGGTCGCGCTCGTCGGGTATACCAATGCGGGGAAATCAACCATCCTGAATCGGTTGACGAATGCGGGCACCCTTGAGGAAAATAAACTCTTCGCGACTCTGGATCCAACGACACGTCAGCTGTCCCTGCCGAGCGGGATGGAGGTCCTCTTGACGGATACGGTCGGATTTATTCAGGACCTGCCGACGAGCTTGGTCGCTGCCTTCCGTTCCACGTTGGAAGGAGTAAAGGAAGCGGATTTGATTTTGCACGTGGTAGACAGTCACCACCCCGACCTGCAAATCCACATGCAAGTGGTTGATCGGATCTTGCATGAGCTGAAAGCGGAGGACATCCCGCAGCTCGTCGTGTTTAACAAGGCGGATGCGATGGCGGAAGGAACGTATTTGCCGCCTGCCGACGAGTGGATTTTGATCTCGGCTATGCGCGATGATGACTTGAAGCGATTGGTGAAGCGGATCGAGTCGTATGCACTCGCGTCGTTTAATGAAATGACCCTGAAAGTGCCTGTAGAGCGCGGAGACATCCTGTCGCTTTTGCATCGGGAAGGCGTCGAGATGGAGCAGCATTTTGATGAAGAGGAAGAGTCCTACCGAGTCACGGTTCGCGTAAATCGGGATAACCCTATTTATGGACGGATCGCTCCTTTCCTCCTGGACAAACCAGAGACTGTTGAAGAGAGTTGGTAA
- a CDS encoding AAA family ATPase, with amino-acid sequence MKPSGYQPSADTVEEKAPHRIQVVFHRPEQRVKQPETLADRVRTTAPGNVAAAFDELERLIGLQEAKKLMYEIHALLRINREREKHHLKLEKQVFHMVFKGNPGTGKTTVARLFGKMFREMGILSKGHLIEVERADLVGEFIGHTAQKTRDLVKKALGGILFIDEAYSLARGGEKDFGKEAIDCLTKALEDHGNDFICILAGYTEEMDAFLELNPGMPSRFPIHLKFADYSVDDLIRIADSLLVGKEYRLSANAKEKLRLHLTRMRQDIFETNFSNARYVRNALEQAIRKQAVRLLAVHELTRDDIMTLMPEDFVWSTS; translated from the coding sequence GTGAAACCGTCGGGATATCAACCTTCAGCTGACACGGTCGAGGAAAAGGCTCCCCATCGAATCCAGGTGGTATTTCACAGACCAGAGCAGCGGGTCAAGCAGCCTGAGACTTTGGCCGATCGAGTCCGAACGACAGCTCCTGGCAACGTCGCGGCAGCCTTTGACGAGCTCGAGCGTTTAATTGGATTGCAGGAAGCGAAAAAGCTGATGTATGAGATTCACGCCCTGCTGCGGATCAATAGAGAGCGTGAAAAGCACCACCTGAAACTGGAAAAGCAAGTGTTCCACATGGTATTCAAGGGAAATCCGGGCACCGGCAAAACGACGGTAGCCCGTTTATTCGGTAAGATGTTTCGCGAGATGGGAATCCTGAGCAAAGGCCATTTGATAGAAGTAGAGCGTGCCGATCTGGTAGGAGAATTTATCGGTCATACGGCGCAAAAGACACGGGATTTGGTCAAAAAAGCACTGGGTGGAATCTTGTTTATCGATGAAGCCTATTCGCTGGCCCGTGGCGGGGAAAAGGACTTCGGCAAAGAAGCGATCGACTGCCTGACGAAAGCCCTCGAAGATCACGGGAATGATTTTATCTGCATACTTGCAGGGTATACCGAAGAAATGGATGCGTTTCTAGAACTCAATCCAGGCATGCCTTCGCGGTTCCCGATCCACCTGAAATTCGCAGACTATTCCGTTGACGACCTGATCAGAATCGCAGACAGCCTGCTTGTGGGCAAAGAGTACCGCCTCTCCGCGAATGCCAAGGAAAAACTGAGGCTACATTTAACGAGAATGCGACAAGATATCTTTGAGACGAATTTCAGCAATGCAAGGTACGTGCGCAATGCACTCGAGCAAGCGATTCGAAAGCAAGCTGTCCGCCTGCTGGCCGTACATGAGCTCACGAGGGACGACATCATGACCTTGATGCCGGAGGATTTTGTCTGGTCCACGTCGTAA
- a CDS encoding DUF4184 family protein, producing the protein MPFTFAHPAIVLPLRQNRCFHFPALVFGSMAPDFEYFIRMQAYSAYSHTTLGILYFDLPLVVVLCLLFAHVVKRPLLLCLPSWLSKNFDARRREHSTQMLPSWYSSMIFAYSAILGICSHLIWDAFTHKGAFAVSRLSILKQHLSLGGMDLPVYKVLQHGSTCFGLAAIVFVIWKSGRGVPFPHEESGVPRWMKRLYWTGIGTGGIVVASLCQISRVSTLTPSGLLTGVVPFLSGCLIAVLLCSWLLGRYGLKK; encoded by the coding sequence TTGCCATTTACTTTCGCACATCCAGCCATTGTCCTGCCGCTTCGCCAGAACCGATGCTTCCATTTTCCTGCGTTAGTCTTCGGCAGCATGGCGCCCGATTTTGAGTACTTTATCCGGATGCAGGCATACAGTGCATACAGTCACACCACTCTCGGAATACTCTATTTTGATCTGCCCCTGGTCGTTGTTCTCTGTCTATTATTTGCTCATGTTGTGAAAAGGCCGCTACTCCTTTGCTTGCCGTCCTGGTTGAGCAAGAACTTCGACGCGAGACGTAGAGAACATTCCACACAAATGCTGCCCTCCTGGTATTCATCGATGATTTTTGCTTATTCGGCCATTCTTGGCATTTGCAGTCATCTCATTTGGGATGCCTTTACGCACAAAGGAGCCTTCGCGGTTTCCCGCCTTTCAATTCTAAAGCAGCATCTATCGCTGGGAGGAATGGATCTTCCGGTATATAAAGTGCTGCAGCATGGAAGCACATGCTTCGGCCTCGCCGCGATTGTGTTTGTGATTTGGAAATCAGGGAGAGGAGTACCGTTTCCTCACGAAGAAAGCGGCGTTCCCCGATGGATGAAACGGCTGTACTGGACGGGAATAGGCACTGGCGGCATAGTAGTGGCTAGTCTTTGCCAGATCTCGAGGGTTAGCACGCTCACTCCCTCTGGACTGCTCACAGGCGTCGTCCCTTTTCTGTCAGGCTGTCTCATTGCCGTACTCCTTTGCTCATGGCTCCTCGGCAGGTACGGATTGAAAAAATAG
- the infC gene encoding translation initiation factor IF-3, with protein sequence MIMNEKIKASEVLLIGVNGEDLGIVPTKEALKMAKELEVDLVCQSLASSPPPCRLVSRTDFKQQAIQDSAKSRKAEKGPKLKEIRLSAFIEDHDYDTKKRQAERILVAGDSVQLTVRLEKKESQEAKKLVEELVRELAHCGKQEKGIQVSGKQVIAVMLPL encoded by the coding sequence ATCATCATGAATGAAAAAATTAAAGCTTCTGAAGTGCTGCTAATCGGGGTGAACGGAGAAGACTTGGGGATCGTACCTACGAAAGAAGCGCTGAAAATGGCGAAGGAATTGGAAGTCGATCTCGTGTGTCAGTCTCTTGCCAGCAGCCCTCCTCCTTGCCGTTTGGTCAGCCGTACTGATTTTAAGCAGCAAGCCATTCAGGACAGTGCCAAGAGCCGCAAAGCGGAAAAGGGTCCAAAGCTGAAAGAGATCCGCCTTAGCGCATTCATCGAGGACCATGATTACGATACAAAGAAAAGGCAAGCAGAACGAATTCTCGTTGCGGGCGATTCTGTTCAATTGACGGTTCGCCTGGAGAAAAAGGAAAGCCAGGAAGCGAAAAAGCTGGTTGAGGAGCTCGTTCGCGAACTGGCACACTGCGGCAAACAGGAAAAGGGCATACAGGTCAGCGGAAAACAAGTGATCGCTGTCATGCTGCCACTCTAA